A genomic window from Deinococcus aetherius includes:
- a CDS encoding IS3 family transposase yields the protein MEARGEAAFTDQAKPDQTLEQRIAELERFCGQLSLENTILKKSLATYRSKPGTFRIEDARSAHPEVSVRRLCELHGVSRSWFYQQQHREEVDPDQALLQDIEAVVEEFNGYGYRRVTRELARRGRRANHKRVLRVMRERRLLCRQRRRYRVTTDSNHQGARFPNLLREVIPVRPDQVWQADLTYVRVQRGFVYLACVLDGFTREVVGWSMSRFIDADLPLAA from the coding sequence GTGGAGGCCCGTGGGGAAGCGGCCTTCACCGACCAGGCCAAACCCGACCAGACGCTGGAACAGCGGATTGCCGAGCTGGAGCGGTTCTGCGGGCAGTTGTCGCTGGAGAACACCATTCTGAAAAAGTCGTTGGCGACGTACCGCTCGAAACCAGGCACTTTTAGGATCGAGGATGCGCGCTCCGCGCATCCGGAGGTGTCGGTACGTCGCCTGTGTGAACTGCACGGGGTCAGCCGCTCGTGGTTCTACCAACAGCAGCACCGGGAGGAGGTAGACCCCGACCAGGCGCTGTTGCAGGACATCGAGGCGGTGGTGGAGGAGTTCAATGGGTACGGGTATCGGCGTGTGACCCGCGAGCTGGCCCGGCGAGGCCGCCGGGCCAACCACAAACGGGTGCTGCGGGTCATGCGGGAACGCCGCTTGCTGTGCCGCCAGAGGCGCCGCTACCGGGTCACGACCGACTCGAACCACCAAGGGGCACGGTTCCCCAACCTGCTGCGCGAAGTCATCCCGGTGCGGCCGGATCAGGTGTGGCAGGCTGACCTAACCTACGTGCGGGTTCAGCGGGGCTTCGTCTACCTGGCTTGCGTGCTGGACGGTTTTACCCGTGAGGTCGTCGGCTGGTCCATGTCCAGGTTCATTGATGCGGACTTACCGCTGGCGGCCTAG
- a CDS encoding transposase codes for MPGRTHSREFKLEIVTQIGSGQKTTAQLCREHALSPSLIHRVA; via the coding sequence ATGCCCGGACGCACCCACAGCCGCGAGTTCAAGCTGGAGATCGTCACCCAGATTGGAAGCGGCCAGAAGACGACCGCCCAGCTCTGCCGGGAACACGCCCTGTCACCCAGCCTGATTCACCGAGTCGCGTAA
- a CDS encoding bifunctional DNA primase/polymerase, whose amino-acid sequence MNLLEQARRALEVGWNVIPVHPFKGPHTVMVETGHYTINDEGKRVPAWRGFQQERVSLDLLREWFHPRRRVPGMAGVTGMVSSRVVIDLDGTAGWALLKEWGLPPSALSGGGSPHLYFPHPGWKVRTLASGSFKNPPFPGLDVRGDGGMIVLPPSVLANGRYQLLSEELLDPACLPEAVALWTGLTCPPPPELPELDPSKLGAGEDAPTLLREALSRASGARNNAGYWLARELKKAGYALEDARPVMMDYADGVGQQGAHAHGRHDPYTRRHALSSLESAYRAPARLKPARRSGTVTDPLDAARRVLPQLTLEERVQLARLIAATYARESEERAAGALRSLGLNPALAREAAVQLQQGVSLPGRQRLILFLRKRR is encoded by the coding sequence ATGAACCTGCTGGAACAGGCCCGGCGTGCCCTGGAGGTGGGGTGGAATGTGATCCCGGTTCATCCTTTCAAGGGGCCGCACACCGTCATGGTCGAGACGGGGCACTACACCATCAACGACGAGGGGAAGCGGGTGCCTGCCTGGCGGGGATTCCAACAGGAGCGGGTCAGCCTGGACCTGCTGCGCGAGTGGTTCCACCCCCGGCGCCGCGTCCCGGGCATGGCGGGCGTCACCGGAATGGTCAGCAGCCGGGTGGTGATCGACCTGGACGGAACGGCAGGCTGGGCGCTCCTGAAGGAGTGGGGCCTTCCCCCCAGCGCGCTCTCGGGGGGCGGGTCCCCGCACCTGTACTTCCCGCATCCGGGTTGGAAAGTCCGGACGCTCGCCAGCGGCAGCTTCAAGAACCCACCGTTCCCCGGACTGGATGTGCGGGGGGATGGCGGGATGATCGTCCTGCCACCGAGCGTTCTGGCCAACGGGAGGTACCAGCTCCTCAGCGAGGAGTTGCTCGACCCCGCGTGTCTGCCCGAAGCGGTGGCCCTGTGGACAGGCCTCACCTGCCCGCCCCCGCCGGAGCTGCCGGAACTCGACCCGAGCAAGCTGGGGGCCGGGGAGGACGCGCCGACCCTGTTGCGGGAGGCGCTGAGCCGGGCTTCCGGCGCACGAAACAACGCCGGGTACTGGCTGGCCCGTGAACTGAAAAAGGCGGGGTACGCTCTGGAGGACGCCCGGCCCGTGATGATGGACTACGCCGACGGGGTCGGGCAGCAGGGCGCACACGCACACGGTCGCCATGACCCCTACACCCGCCGCCACGCGCTCTCCAGCCTGGAGAGCGCGTATCGCGCGCCCGCGCGCCTGAAGCCGGCGCGCAGAAGCGGGACGGTCACGGACCCACTGGATGCGGCCCGGCGCGTGCTGCCGCAGCTCACCCTGGAAGAGCGCGTCCAGCTCGCCCGGCTCATCGCAGCCACCTACGCCCGCGAGAGCGAGGAGCGCGCCGCGGGCGCCCTGCGAAGTCTGGGGTTGAACCCTGCTCTGGCTCGGGAGGCCGCCGTGCAACTCCAGCAGGGCGTGAGTCTTCCGGGGAGGCAACGCCTCATTCTGTTCTTGAGGAAAAGGAGATGA
- a CDS encoding replication initiator protein A: MLLSVGNSRVMLKERHDELNLARLNLVLAQNRTTLKGWRKELALDALGTMTVECTADLNDVVPHGIDNDVLLGLISAAVLQNTRPGGEIRISASELLKLSCLPDNARSYGEVQRALHRLKRSTFTITECWYDQGKRDWRTVDFNLVAKHWQADNTEKVEDIGRWQAKTLLVIRLDPELMQSIRSGYVRPLDSALLGRLKQPMSRSVYRALSMLRTNLAENGTPPREVKLPLLSWAEHLGLSHQMDGRNLPSLIERALIPAHEALMESGYLAAVATEGRGRQKTFTYTFVEEEVRMADPEAAQLLSQYLSSKAALELAVQYSAAHVHQTLTRFEALMKTAYKGKVKNRQGLLVDMLRDPDKYPVEVQEKPSSARRPAPLPLPTPDEEDPAPVERKPESALMALGQRFEETGALRPLRDRAVKLYLDGRVSTLDLLQLRSLERPQIEGQISGWEHPTP; this comes from the coding sequence ATGTTGCTCTCGGTGGGGAACTCACGCGTGATGCTCAAGGAGAGGCACGACGAGCTGAACCTCGCCCGTCTCAACCTGGTCCTGGCGCAGAACCGCACCACGCTCAAGGGCTGGCGCAAGGAACTCGCGCTCGACGCGCTGGGCACGATGACCGTCGAGTGCACGGCCGACCTCAACGACGTGGTGCCGCACGGGATCGACAACGATGTGTTGCTGGGCCTGATCAGCGCTGCCGTGCTACAGAACACGAGACCGGGCGGCGAGATTCGCATCAGCGCCAGCGAACTGCTGAAGCTGAGCTGTCTTCCGGACAACGCCAGGAGCTACGGCGAGGTGCAACGTGCCCTGCACCGGCTCAAGCGCAGCACCTTCACCATCACCGAGTGCTGGTACGACCAAGGCAAGCGCGACTGGCGGACAGTGGATTTCAACTTGGTCGCCAAGCACTGGCAGGCAGACAACACCGAAAAAGTCGAGGACATCGGCCGTTGGCAGGCGAAGACGCTGCTCGTCATTCGCCTCGACCCGGAGCTGATGCAGAGCATTCGCTCCGGGTACGTTCGACCCCTCGACAGCGCCCTGCTCGGCCGGCTCAAGCAGCCGATGAGTCGCAGTGTTTACCGGGCGCTCTCCATGCTCCGCACGAACCTTGCCGAGAACGGCACGCCACCCAGGGAAGTCAAACTTCCCCTCCTGAGTTGGGCTGAGCACCTGGGACTGTCGCACCAGATGGACGGCCGCAACCTGCCCTCCCTCATCGAGCGCGCCCTGATCCCTGCCCACGAGGCGTTGATGGAAAGCGGCTACCTCGCCGCCGTCGCGACCGAGGGGCGGGGGCGGCAAAAAACCTTCACGTACACCTTCGTTGAGGAAGAGGTGCGGATGGCCGATCCGGAGGCGGCCCAACTCTTGTCGCAGTATCTCAGCAGCAAGGCTGCCCTGGAATTGGCCGTGCAGTACAGCGCAGCGCACGTGCATCAAACCCTGACGCGTTTCGAGGCCTTGATGAAGACCGCCTACAAGGGCAAGGTCAAGAACCGTCAGGGGCTCCTGGTGGATATGCTCCGCGACCCGGACAAGTACCCGGTGGAGGTCCAGGAGAAACCGTCCAGTGCGCGGCGGCCTGCTCCTCTACCCCTGCCCACACCCGATGAGGAAGACCCGGCCCCGGTGGAGAGGAAACCAGAGTCTGCACTCATGGCCCTTGGGCAGAGGTTCGAGGAAACAGGTGCCCTCCGGCCCCTGCGTGACCGGGCTGTGAAGCTGTACCTGGATGGGCGCGTCAGCACCCTGGACCTTCTCCAACTGCGTTCGCTCGAAAGGCCCCAGATTGAAGGCCAGATCTCAGGTTGGGAGCATCCCACCCCCTGA